Proteins from one Deltaproteobacteria bacterium genomic window:
- a CDS encoding RnfABCDGE type electron transport complex subunit B: MEQSDMTGNIVIISMVSMGGIAAALSLFLAYADKKLKVEEDPRIEALLNILPNTNCGGCGRAGCRVFAEALVQGTASVTGCVAGGQAVADNIAEYLGVGSAQANSIAAVVLCRGGNREAVRNAVYKGERTCVAANLTGGEKTCIYSCIGYGDCVRVCQFDAMTMNENGLPVVFHDVCNGCGACARACPRDIIEMHPIEHKLFNYCRNKDKGAVARKICKVSCIACGLCVKDCAVEGGIEVIDNLAVINYNKCPQDDQPTKRCPTACILFGEEESMTKEAYEVSLPKKAV, from the coding sequence GACTGGCAACATAGTAATCATATCAATGGTAAGTATGGGCGGCATTGCTGCGGCCTTATCGCTTTTTCTTGCCTATGCGGATAAAAAACTCAAGGTTGAGGAAGACCCGAGGATTGAGGCTCTTTTAAATATCCTTCCCAATACAAATTGCGGCGGCTGCGGCAGGGCAGGGTGCAGGGTGTTTGCAGAGGCGCTGGTACAGGGGACAGCCTCTGTAACAGGTTGTGTTGCAGGCGGTCAGGCTGTAGCTGATAATATTGCAGAATATCTCGGTGTGGGATCTGCTCAGGCCAACAGTATTGCGGCTGTTGTGCTGTGCAGGGGTGGCAATAGAGAAGCGGTAAGGAATGCGGTCTATAAAGGTGAGAGAACATGCGTTGCCGCCAATCTGACAGGCGGTGAAAAAACTTGCATTTATAGCTGCATCGGATACGGCGATTGCGTCCGCGTCTGCCAGTTTGACGCAATGACTATGAATGAGAACGGCCTGCCTGTTGTATTCCATGATGTCTGCAACGGGTGCGGCGCATGCGCAAGGGCATGTCCGAGGGATATTATAGAGATGCATCCGATTGAGCATAAGCTCTTTAACTATTGCAGGAACAAAGATAAAGGGGCTGTTGCGCGAAAAATATGCAAGGTGTCATGTATCGCGTGCGGTCTGTGTGTAAAGGATTGCGCAGTAGAAGGCGGCATAGAGGTGATAGACAACCTCGCTGTTATAAATTACAATAAATGCCCTCAGGACGACCAGCCTACAAAGAGATGTCCGACCGCCTGCATCCTTTTCGGGGAAGAGGAAAGTATGACAAAAGAGGCATACGAGGTATCTCTGCCAAAAAAAGCGGTTTAA
- a CDS encoding CYCXC family (seleno)protein, with translation MSPALFVGKASAAYAVAKEIPEVLDHIHCYCECKKHHNHKSLLTCYVTKHGAECDICIDEAIRAYELYKEGKDTLTIRKTIDKEFSQFSH, from the coding sequence ATGTCGCCGGCGCTCTTTGTCGGCAAGGCTTCGGCAGCCTACGCTGTAGCAAAGGAGATACCGGAGGTATTGGACCATATTCACTGCTACTGTGAATGCAAGAAACACCACAATCACAAAAGTCTTCTGACCTGTTATGTGACTAAACACGGCGCCGAATGCGACATCTGCATAGATGAGGCGATCAGGGCATATGAACTTTATAAAGAAGGCAAAGACACACTCACTATTAGAAAAACTATAGACAAAGAGTTTTCCCAATTTTCCCATTAA
- a CDS encoding tetratricopeptide repeat protein, whose product MGKKEILIIIGLVILSLVVGVVIGKMKGQSAKKDIASPPAAYQDKAQEAAQSPINQPPFGQYDYTAQIQMVLKERPNDAKAFAEVGDIYFDQHKFIDAIEYYKKAIAMDPQDIDAYNDMGLSYHYIGKSDDGLKYVEEGIKKNPAYQRLWLTKGFILAIRGNIADARSAWEKAYRLDPNTDVGRSAAGFLEQYKGAAK is encoded by the coding sequence TTGGGCAAAAAAGAGATTCTGATTATTATAGGGTTGGTTATACTTTCATTAGTTGTGGGCGTTGTGATTGGAAAGATGAAAGGCCAATCAGCTAAAAAGGATATTGCCTCACCGCCGGCTGCATATCAGGACAAGGCTCAAGAAGCAGCGCAGTCTCCAATCAATCAGCCGCCGTTTGGGCAATATGATTACACAGCGCAGATTCAGATGGTATTAAAGGAAAGACCCAACGATGCAAAGGCATTTGCAGAGGTTGGAGATATCTATTTTGACCAGCACAAATTTATTGACGCTATAGAATATTACAAGAAAGCGATTGCCATGGACCCTCAGGATATTGATGCATACAATGATATGGGGCTTTCTTATCACTACATAGGCAAGTCAGATGATGGGCTTAAATATGTGGAAGAAGGAATAAAAAAGAATCCTGCCTATCAGAGGCTATGGCTGACAAAGGGTTTTATACTTGCTATCAGGGGAAATATTGCTGATGCAAGGTCTGCATGGGAAAAGGCCTACCGCCTTGACCCTAATACTGATGTTGGAAGGTCGGCTGCAGGTTTTCTTGAGCAGTATAAAGGGGCCGCCAAGTGA